The Streptomyces phaeolivaceus genome window below encodes:
- a CDS encoding TraM recognition domain-containing protein: protein MNDNSKASIHPDDSTSAEHEQALQGPLFSETRAWRGSGVKVTALAVPTTFIAAGEVTPADGSSGSGDILSSIFGALADGVGDLFAAQPLLATGMTVGLAGAGYMYVKTNMDFGRETDGFADRKRLNKQMSRRALIAKKKRKVLRPSLADVPARKVPTNAVGFYIGKCRKTGMHLYASIEESSLMLAPMGAGKTAKLGNWLLDAPGAVLATSTKYDIVELTEAIRARVGNILIWNPEGLADRHSNISWDPVIGCSDPKLGIERCKRRAKSLLEGSDFTKGMENRNFWTSSSYRVLKAFLWAADAEGLTLIDVARWSKQPHRYEAIEIFKKHSDTAPGGWQDDLEQQQKVDGKATTLENVFGTLSQTFMFLDSPDIQQVIRSAHRPNAQFDTEAYLRSRDTLYMLGNDSDVGGMGPLFTCLTSEVYAGARAMASRMRGGRLDPPMTFVLDEAALICSVPLQRWTADSRGIGITIHAVFQSPAQIYERYGKFAYQTIWENCVKLILGGLSNVEHLEDLSKLAGKKRVKQESQSESNSGAGLNATSNRSTSYTWVEKPTLEISDIMYLDPGEILMFRKYLGGPVIATYTPVWERKDVKNVVRDNKRAAKAELKARKRKLATVPAAPEASPWDAVPAPDVWGPQSDEPWAPPAPAAEASPWTSDPAASGWSSGGFPGPREHLRVVSGEVVEPTLSQPLPEKPSFEPTAHLMPQQPAPVEEPAVQAAEPEQLRDTGTAGPSKPTGPTRRRRNADEMGDF, encoded by the coding sequence GTGAACGACAACAGTAAGGCCAGCATCCACCCCGACGACTCCACCTCGGCCGAACACGAGCAGGCCCTTCAGGGCCCGCTGTTCAGCGAGACCCGCGCCTGGCGCGGATCGGGCGTGAAGGTCACCGCGCTCGCGGTGCCCACCACGTTCATCGCAGCCGGGGAGGTCACCCCGGCTGACGGCTCCTCCGGCTCGGGAGACATCCTCAGCTCGATCTTCGGCGCCCTGGCCGACGGCGTCGGTGATCTCTTCGCCGCACAGCCGCTCCTGGCGACCGGCATGACGGTCGGTCTGGCCGGCGCGGGCTACATGTACGTGAAGACGAACATGGACTTCGGCCGCGAGACCGACGGCTTCGCGGACAGGAAGCGGCTCAACAAGCAGATGTCGCGCCGCGCGCTGATCGCGAAGAAGAAGCGCAAGGTCCTGCGGCCCAGCCTCGCCGACGTGCCCGCGCGGAAGGTGCCGACCAACGCGGTCGGCTTCTACATCGGCAAGTGCCGCAAGACCGGCATGCACCTGTACGCCTCGATCGAGGAGTCCTCCCTGATGCTCGCCCCGATGGGCGCGGGCAAGACGGCCAAGCTCGGCAACTGGCTGCTGGACGCCCCGGGCGCGGTCCTGGCGACCAGCACGAAGTACGACATCGTCGAGCTGACCGAAGCGATCCGGGCCCGGGTCGGCAACATCCTGATCTGGAACCCGGAGGGCCTGGCCGACCGTCACTCGAACATCTCGTGGGACCCGGTCATCGGCTGCTCCGACCCGAAGCTCGGCATCGAGCGGTGCAAGCGCCGGGCCAAGTCCCTGCTGGAAGGCAGCGACTTCACCAAGGGCATGGAGAACCGTAACTTCTGGACGTCCAGCTCCTACCGGGTGCTCAAGGCGTTCCTCTGGGCGGCCGACGCCGAAGGGCTGACCCTGATCGACGTGGCCCGGTGGTCGAAGCAGCCTCACCGCTACGAAGCGATCGAGATCTTCAAGAAGCACTCGGACACCGCGCCCGGCGGCTGGCAGGACGACCTGGAGCAGCAGCAGAAGGTCGACGGCAAGGCCACGACCCTCGAGAACGTCTTCGGCACGCTGAGCCAGACGTTCATGTTCCTGGACTCGCCGGACATCCAGCAGGTGATCCGTTCGGCGCACCGCCCGAACGCGCAGTTCGACACCGAGGCGTACCTGCGCTCGCGGGACACGCTCTACATGCTCGGCAACGACTCCGACGTCGGCGGCATGGGTCCGCTGTTCACCTGCCTGACCAGCGAGGTGTACGCGGGGGCGCGGGCGATGGCGTCCCGCATGCGCGGCGGCCGTCTGGACCCGCCGATGACGTTCGTCCTGGACGAAGCGGCCCTCATCTGCAGCGTGCCGCTGCAGCGTTGGACCGCTGACAGCCGGGGCATCGGCATCACGATCCACGCGGTCTTCCAGTCCCCGGCGCAGATCTACGAGCGGTACGGGAAGTTCGCCTACCAGACCATCTGGGAGAACTGCGTCAAGCTGATCCTCGGCGGCCTGAGCAACGTCGAGCACCTGGAGGACCTCTCGAAGCTGGCCGGCAAGAAGCGGGTCAAGCAGGAGAGCCAGTCGGAGTCCAACTCGGGGGCGGGCCTGAACGCCACCTCGAACCGCTCGACGTCCTACACCTGGGTGGAGAAGCCGACCCTGGAGATCTCCGACATCATGTACCTCGACCCGGGCGAGATCTTGATGTTCCGCAAGTACCTCGGCGGTCCGGTCATCGCGACCTACACCCCGGTGTGGGAGCGCAAGGACGTCAAGAACGTCGTACGGGACAACAAGCGGGCGGCCAAGGCCGAACTCAAGGCGCGCAAGCGCAAGCTCGCCACGGTGCCGGCGGCCCCGGAAGCCAGCCCGTGGGACGCCGTTCCGGCCCCGGACGTGTGGGGACCGCAGTCCGATGAGCCCTGGGCGCCGCCCGCTCCGGCGGCTGAGGCCAGCCCGTGGACGTCGGACCCGGCGGCCAGTGGCTGGAGCAGCGGCGGCTTCCCCGGCCCGCGTGAACACCTGCGGGTCGTGTCCGGCGAGGTCGTCGAGCCGACGCTGTCTCAGCCGCTGCCGGAGAAGCCCTCGTTCGAGCCGACCGCGCACCTGATGCCGCAGCAGCCCGCGCCCGTCGAGGAGCCTGCGGTGCAGGCGGCGGAGCCTGAGCAGCTGCGTGACACCGGTACGGCCGGACCGAGCAAGCCGACCGGCCCGACCCGGCGGCGGCGCAACGCTGACGAGATGGGTGACTTCTGA